In Sphingomonas sp. SORGH_AS_0950, the following are encoded in one genomic region:
- a CDS encoding GH25 family lysozyme, whose product MAILWKIGAGLLALGAAGMGGWHWATHWRPSADHYALQGIDLTENPPPVEWRTLRAGGADFAYIVATSGADRRDPAFEANWAALPEAGLRRGAVHIYSLCQPAAAQADAFNIFVPRAGDALPAAIDLSFHDDCTARPDRATLVADLTRFVTMVETHTRKPVMLRVAKPFESEYSITTAFDRPIWAVGNMFKPDYAARPWRMWRASDFRRVEGVEGPVNWDVVTP is encoded by the coding sequence ATGGCGATTCTCTGGAAAATCGGTGCCGGGCTGCTCGCGCTCGGTGCGGCGGGCATGGGCGGCTGGCATTGGGCGACGCATTGGCGCCCCTCGGCCGACCATTATGCGTTGCAGGGCATCGACCTGACCGAGAATCCGCCGCCGGTGGAGTGGCGGACGCTGCGCGCGGGCGGCGCCGACTTCGCCTATATCGTCGCCACCTCCGGCGCGGACCGCCGCGACCCCGCGTTCGAGGCGAACTGGGCCGCGCTGCCCGAGGCGGGGCTGCGGCGCGGCGCGGTCCATATCTATTCGCTGTGCCAGCCCGCCGCGGCGCAGGCGGATGCCTTCAACATCTTCGTGCCGCGCGCCGGGGATGCGCTGCCCGCCGCGATCGACCTGTCCTTTCACGACGATTGCACCGCGCGGCCCGATCGCGCGACGCTGGTCGCCGACCTGACCCGGTTCGTGACGATGGTCGAGACGCATACGCGCAAGCCCGTGATGCTGCGCGTCGCCAAGCCGTTCGAATCCGAATACAGCATCACGACCGCGTTCGACCGCCCGATCTGGGCGGTCGGCAATATGTTCAAACCCGATTATGCCGCCCGCCCCTGGCGGATGTGGCGCGCGAGCGATTTCCGCCGGGTCGAGGGGGTGGAAGGCCCCGTCAACTGGGACGTCGTCACACCATGA
- a CDS encoding DUF934 domain-containing protein has translation MVDPITVNTDAGETLLRFRDDVVHDEPAVTLDAFLGQTNATAVRLEAGDDARALLPHLGQIALVEISFPTFRDGRGYSAARILREAGFEGELRAAGDVLVDQIPHMRRCGFDSFAPEKPVDAATLIKLLNLYPQPYQKAADTRVPVWKRRHG, from the coding sequence ATGGTTGATCCGATCACCGTGAACACCGATGCGGGCGAGACGCTGCTGCGCTTTCGCGACGATGTGGTGCATGACGAACCGGCGGTGACGCTGGACGCGTTTCTGGGCCAGACCAACGCCACCGCCGTCCGGCTGGAGGCGGGCGACGATGCGCGCGCGCTCCTCCCGCATCTGGGGCAGATCGCTTTGGTCGAGATCAGCTTCCCGACCTTCCGCGACGGGCGCGGCTATTCGGCGGCGCGGATCCTGCGCGAGGCGGGGTTCGAGGGCGAACTCCGCGCGGCGGGCGACGTGCTGGTCGACCAGATCCCGCACATGCGCCGCTGCGGCTTCGACAGCTTCGCGCCCGAAAAGCCGGTCGATGCGGCGACGCTGATCAAGCTGCTGAACCTCTATCCGCAACCCTATCAGAAGGCCGCCGATACCCGCGTGCCGGTGTGGAAGCGGCGCCATGGCTGA
- the dcd gene encoding dCTP deaminase produces the protein MSILSDRWIREAAQTQGMIEPFVENQRRDGCISYGLSSYGYDARVADEFKIFTNVDSAVVDPKDFASNSFVDRKTDVCIIPPNSFALARTVEYFRVPRDVLVICLGKSTYARCGIIVNVTPLEPGWEGHVTLEFSNTTPLPAKIYANEGACQFLFLKGNEPCETSYADRAGKYMGQRGVTLPRL, from the coding sequence ATGTCGATCCTGTCCGACCGCTGGATTCGCGAAGCCGCGCAGACCCAAGGGATGATCGAGCCCTTTGTCGAGAACCAGCGCCGCGACGGCTGTATCAGCTATGGCCTGTCCTCCTATGGCTATGACGCGCGGGTGGCGGACGAGTTCAAGATCTTCACCAATGTCGACAGCGCGGTCGTCGATCCCAAGGACTTCGCGTCGAACAGCTTCGTCGATCGCAAGACCGATGTGTGCATCATTCCGCCCAACAGCTTCGCGCTGGCGCGGACGGTCGAATATTTCCGGGTGCCGCGCGACGTGCTGGTCATCTGCCTGGGCAAGTCGACCTATGCGCGCTGCGGGATCATCGTGAACGTCACGCCGCTGGAGCCGGGTTGGGAGGGGCATGTGACGCTGGAATTTTCCAACACCACGCCGCTGCCTGCGAAAATCTATGCCAATGAAGGCGCCTGCCAGTTCCTGTTCCTGAAGGGCAACGAGCCCTGCGAGACCAGCTATGCCGACCGCGCGGGCAAATATATGGGCCAGCGCGGCGTCACCCTGCCCCGGCTGTGA
- a CDS encoding cytidine deaminase produces the protein MSQIDPTAARLIAAARAAARHAHAPYSRFAVGAALLMEDGSVITGANFENASYGLSLCAETVAIATASAAGRLREIVAVGVIGGAMDANGVPTGTAPVGPCGRCRQVINEAAQMGGRDLPVHCGAAEGDAVRSYRLSELLPDAFGPADLGIG, from the coding sequence ATGAGCCAGATCGATCCGACCGCCGCGCGCCTGATCGCCGCCGCCCGCGCCGCCGCGCGCCACGCCCATGCGCCCTATAGCCGGTTCGCGGTGGGCGCCGCCTTGTTGATGGAGGACGGGTCGGTCATCACCGGCGCGAACTTCGAAAACGCCAGCTATGGCCTGTCGCTCTGCGCCGAGACGGTCGCGATCGCCACCGCCTCGGCCGCCGGGCGGCTGCGCGAGATCGTCGCGGTCGGCGTGATCGGCGGCGCGATGGACGCGAACGGCGTGCCCACCGGCACCGCCCCGGTCGGCCCCTGCGGCCGGTGTCGACAGGTCATCAACGAGGCCGCCCAGATGGGTGGCCGCGACCTGCCCGTCCATTGCGGCGCGGCGGAGGGCGATGCGGTGCGCAGCTATCGGCTGTCCGAATTGCTGCCGGATGCCTTTGGTCCGGCGGATCTGGGGATCGGCTGA
- a CDS encoding replicative DNA helicase — translation MATLAFPNTAAAAEPQQLPRNIEAEAALLGAMMIDNRLADDLVDRLDPDHFFEPVHGRVFAAIKNLRATDMLATPVTLRPMFEADEGMKALGGPAYLAQLTGSGAGLIGARQFATQIYDLAMLRALVTVGRTLVDRAMDTSEEVNPRAQIELAENELFKVAADGGSENAVKSFAQATTMAVKNAERALNSGGHVSGITTGLDSVNAKIGGMHRSDLMILAGRPGMGKTSLATNIAFNAARRWMRDMQDGIPPSESVGAKVAFFSLEMSADQLATRILAEQSGISSEALRMGKISRNEFAQLAAAAAELEQLPLFIDDTGGLSISALHTRVRRLQRRHNNEIGLVVVDYLQLLTGSGKSSEGNRVQEISEISRGLKTLAKDMNVPVLALSQLSRAVEQREDKRPMLSDLRESGSIEQDADMVWFVFREDYYMMQREPKRPMEGDDGKVFEDHAKWATEVERVYGLAELIVAKQRHGATGKVVMKFDPTITRFTDFAGY, via the coding sequence ATGGCCACCCTCGCATTTCCGAACACCGCTGCCGCCGCCGAGCCGCAGCAGCTCCCCCGCAATATCGAGGCGGAGGCCGCGCTGCTGGGCGCGATGATGATTGACAACCGGCTGGCCGACGATCTGGTCGACCGGCTGGACCCGGACCATTTCTTCGAGCCGGTCCATGGCCGCGTCTTCGCCGCGATCAAGAATCTGCGCGCCACCGACATGCTGGCGACCCCCGTCACGCTGCGCCCGATGTTCGAGGCGGACGAGGGGATGAAGGCGCTGGGCGGCCCGGCCTATCTGGCGCAGCTGACCGGATCAGGCGCTGGGCTGATCGGTGCGCGGCAGTTCGCGACGCAGATCTATGACCTGGCCATGCTGCGCGCGCTGGTGACGGTGGGGCGGACGCTGGTCGACCGGGCGATGGATACCTCGGAGGAGGTGAACCCTCGCGCGCAGATCGAACTGGCCGAGAACGAGCTGTTCAAGGTCGCGGCGGACGGCGGCTCGGAAAATGCGGTGAAGAGCTTCGCCCAGGCCACCACCATGGCGGTCAAGAATGCCGAGCGCGCGCTGAATTCCGGTGGCCATGTCTCGGGCATCACCACCGGTCTCGACTCGGTCAATGCCAAGATCGGCGGTATGCACCGCTCCGACTTGATGATCCTGGCGGGCCGTCCGGGCATGGGCAAGACCTCGCTCGCCACCAACATCGCGTTCAACGCCGCGCGGCGCTGGATGCGCGACATGCAGGACGGCATCCCGCCGTCCGAGTCGGTCGGCGCCAAGGTTGCGTTCTTCAGCCTGGAAATGTCCGCCGACCAGCTGGCGACGCGTATCCTGGCCGAACAGTCGGGGATCAGCTCCGAGGCGCTGCGCATGGGCAAGATCAGCCGCAACGAGTTCGCGCAGCTGGCCGCCGCCGCCGCCGAGCTGGAGCAGCTGCCGCTGTTCATCGACGATACCGGCGGCCTGTCCATCTCCGCGCTGCACACCCGCGTCCGGCGGTTGCAGCGGCGACATAATAACGAGATCGGGCTGGTCGTGGTCGACTATCTCCAGCTGCTGACCGGCTCGGGCAAGTCGTCGGAGGGCAACCGCGTGCAGGAAATCTCGGAGATTTCGCGCGGGCTCAAGACGCTGGCCAAGGACATGAACGTGCCGGTGCTGGCCCTGTCGCAGCTGTCCCGCGCGGTCGAGCAGCGCGAGGACAAGCGGCCGATGCTGTCCGACCTTCGCGAATCGGGCTCGATCGAGCAGGACGCCGACATGGTCTGGTTCGTGTTCCGCGAAGACTATTACATGATGCAGCGCGAGCCCAAGCGCCCGATGGAAGGCGATGACGGCAAGGTCTTCGAGGACCACGCGAAATGGGCGACCGAGGTGGAGCGGGTCTACGGCCTTGCCGAACTGATCGTCGCGAAACAGCGTCACGGTGCGACCGGCAAGGTCGTGATGAAGTTCGACCCGACGATCACGCGGTTCACCGACTTCGCGGGGTATTGA
- a CDS encoding UPF0262 family protein, whose protein sequence is MADPRIISIDLDERSLGWRSADVEQERRIAIFDLIEENYFAPQRPQADGYAGPYRIKLESEEGRLGIHMYREDGTHIETLVLALGRFRRPIKDYFAICDSYYQAIRAATPQQIETIDMARRGIHNDAAEMLKDRLTGKIEVDFDTARRLFTLLCVLHIRN, encoded by the coding sequence ATGGCCGATCCGCGGATCATATCCATCGATCTCGACGAACGCAGCCTCGGCTGGCGATCGGCCGATGTCGAGCAGGAGCGGCGGATCGCGATCTTCGACCTGATCGAGGAAAATTATTTCGCGCCGCAACGGCCGCAGGCGGACGGCTATGCCGGGCCCTATCGGATCAAGCTGGAGTCCGAGGAAGGTCGCCTGGGCATCCATATGTACCGCGAGGACGGCACGCATATCGAGACGCTGGTGCTGGCGCTCGGCCGGTTCCGGCGGCCGATCAAGGACTATTTCGCGATCTGCGACAGCTATTACCAGGCGATCCGGGCCGCCACGCCGCAACAGATCGAGACGATCGATATGGCCCGGCGCGGCATCCATAACGATGCCGCCGAAATGCTGAAGGACCGGCTGACCGGCAAGATCGAGGTGGACTTCGATACCGCACGCCGCCTCTTCACACTGCTGTGCGTCCTGCATATCCGCAACTGA
- a CDS encoding MerR family transcriptional regulator, translated as MTKMLDIAEIAKATGLSSRALRFYEARGLIRPLRSEGGRRIFGAWELERLHAIVALKRAGFTLAAIGRMLDRPDARLGPMVAAQLAVVEAQAAVLADTATLLHSIQSRIDAGERIDVATLCSLIRKGNSMTTTQWKAVADQHFTKEEQAHWAERMATLAPDFDQDAYQAQWADLGQRIAAALPLGPGSEAAQAFVREWFALLAPFRAVASPEMWAGATRLHENRAAWDGQADPGFSADVWQFIQAAAAAMRVRGEEPGN; from the coding sequence ATGACGAAGATGCTGGATATTGCCGAGATCGCGAAGGCCACGGGGCTCAGCAGCCGGGCGTTGCGCTTTTACGAGGCGCGGGGGCTGATCCGACCGCTGCGCAGCGAGGGCGGGCGGCGCATCTTCGGTGCATGGGAACTCGAGCGGCTGCACGCGATCGTCGCGCTGAAACGGGCCGGGTTCACGCTGGCGGCGATCGGGCGGATGCTCGACCGGCCCGATGCCCGGCTGGGACCGATGGTCGCGGCGCAGCTGGCGGTGGTCGAGGCGCAAGCCGCCGTGCTGGCCGATACGGCGACCCTGCTTCATTCCATCCAGTCCCGCATCGATGCCGGCGAGCGCATCGACGTCGCGACGCTCTGCTCGCTGATTCGAAAGGGAAACAGCATGACGACGACCCAATGGAAGGCCGTGGCCGACCAGCATTTCACCAAGGAGGAACAGGCCCATTGGGCCGAGCGGATGGCCACGCTCGCCCCCGATTTCGATCAGGACGCCTATCAGGCGCAATGGGCCGATCTGGGCCAGCGGATCGCCGCCGCATTGCCGCTCGGCCCCGGTTCGGAGGCGGCGCAGGCTTTTGTGCGCGAGTGGTTCGCGCTGCTGGCGCCGTTCCGCGCGGTGGCCTCGCCGGAGATGTGGGCGGGTGCGACGCGGCTGCATGAAAACCGGGCGGCGTGGGATGGGCAGGCCGATCCGGGCTTTTCGGCCGATGTGTGGCAGTTCATCCAGGCGGCCGCCGCCGCGATGCGGGTGCGGGGCGAAGAGCCAGGCAACTGA
- the uraH gene encoding hydroxyisourate hydrolase, with amino-acid sequence MSATLSTHVLDTAHGRPAAGIAVTLLDGDGVRLFDGVTNADGRCPALAAVPVSPGRHALCFAVADYFRAAGVELPDPPFLDRVTIDFGIAPEGGHYHVPLLVSPYSYSTYRGS; translated from the coding sequence ATGAGCGCGACCCTGTCCACCCATGTCCTCGACACCGCGCATGGCCGGCCGGCGGCGGGCATCGCCGTCACGCTGCTCGACGGCGACGGGGTGCGGTTGTTCGATGGCGTGACCAATGCCGATGGGCGCTGTCCCGCGCTGGCTGCCGTGCCGGTTTCGCCGGGACGTCATGCATTATGCTTCGCGGTCGCCGACTATTTCCGCGCCGCCGGGGTGGAGCTGCCCGATCCGCCCTTTCTCGACCGGGTGACGATCGATTTCGGCATCGCGCCGGAGGGGGGGCATTATCACGTGCCGCTGCTCGTCTCGCCCTACAGCTATTCCACCTATCGGGGCAGTTGA
- a CDS encoding bile acid:sodium symporter family protein, translated as MIRRLLATIEPYVLMLLATVLIATLLPPRGVGVRVFDRAADTAIVALFFVHGAKLSRSALLAGARHWRLHAAILATSFVLFPLLGLAIAGSGLPSPSLATGLLFLTLLPSTVQSSIAFTAIARGNVAAAVCSASLSNLLGIAVTPALAALLLPGTGGVELSFDSVRAIVLQLLVPFAAGHMLRPWIGSWIAARKRLVTTLDRGSILLVVYTAFGAAVSQGLWSQVGALELAELVGWCALLLTVVLVLTGVMGRAMKLAPEDAVVMRFCGSKKSLATGVPMAGVLFPPAQVGVVLLPVMVFHQLQLIACAFLARRLADAVEAEPAMPGAVASG; from the coding sequence ATGATCCGTCGCCTGCTCGCCACGATCGAGCCCTATGTCCTGATGCTGCTGGCGACCGTGCTGATCGCCACGCTGCTGCCGCCGCGCGGTGTCGGCGTGCGCGTCTTCGACCGCGCCGCCGATACCGCGATCGTCGCGCTGTTCTTCGTCCATGGCGCGAAATTGTCGCGCAGCGCCTTGCTGGCGGGGGCGCGGCACTGGCGGTTGCATGCGGCGATCCTGGCGACCAGCTTCGTGCTGTTCCCGCTGCTGGGGCTCGCCATCGCGGGCAGCGGCCTGCCGTCGCCCAGCCTCGCCACCGGCCTGTTGTTCCTGACCCTGTTGCCCTCGACCGTGCAATCCTCGATCGCCTTCACCGCGATCGCGCGCGGCAATGTCGCGGCGGCGGTGTGCAGCGCCTCGCTGTCCAACCTGCTGGGCATCGCCGTCACGCCCGCGCTGGCCGCCCTGCTGCTTCCCGGCACCGGGGGCGTCGAGCTGTCGTTCGACAGCGTGCGGGCGATCGTGCTGCAATTGCTGGTGCCGTTCGCGGCGGGGCATATGCTGCGCCCCTGGATCGGCTCGTGGATCGCAGCGCGCAAGCGGCTGGTGACGACGCTCGATCGCGGATCGATCCTGCTGGTCGTCTATACCGCTTTCGGTGCGGCGGTGAGCCAGGGGCTGTGGTCGCAGGTCGGCGCGCTGGAGCTGGCGGAACTCGTCGGATGGTGCGCGCTGCTGCTGACGGTGGTGCTGGTGCTGACCGGCGTGATGGGGCGGGCGATGAAGCTGGCACCCGAGGACGCGGTCGTGATGCGCTTCTGCGGGTCGAAGAAGAGCCTGGCGACGGGCGTGCCGATGGCGGGCGTGCTGTTCCCGCCCGCGCAGGTCGGGGTCGTCCTGCTGCCGGTCATGGTGTTCCACCAGTTGCAGCTGATCGCCTGCGCCTTCCTCGCGCGGCGGCTGGCCGACGCGGTGGAGGCGGAGCCCGCCATGCCGGGCGCGGTGGCGTCGGGATAG
- a CDS encoding LysR family transcriptional regulator, producing the protein MALIKTGLIYFDQAIRHGSIRKAAESLNIASSAVNRQLLQLEEELDVQLFVRMPRGIRPTAAGEALLAYIRRWKRESVALRHEMLRLRGGERGHIRIAAAESLADDLVPRTIVRYKERFPLIEFSLLAGDNHRVKAELLSKEADVICAFDLTGTARTATVAHVQTPIGVITPPGHPLSLLDRVTLSDCVPHAVVTPHDDWLKQSVLHDLFDMSDVPLKRVATVERIDTLKNLVRAGVGIAFLSRIGLERELAAGELCWVPLAEGIVRPASVSMLLQRGRVLPIYLSTFVDMLKEEFARLGE; encoded by the coding sequence ATGGCCCTCATCAAGACCGGGTTGATCTATTTCGATCAGGCGATCCGCCACGGCTCGATCCGCAAGGCGGCGGAATCGCTCAACATCGCATCCTCGGCGGTCAACCGGCAGCTGCTACAGCTCGAAGAGGAGCTGGACGTGCAGCTGTTCGTCCGCATGCCGCGCGGGATACGGCCCACCGCGGCGGGCGAGGCGTTGCTGGCCTATATCCGGCGGTGGAAGCGCGAGAGCGTCGCGCTGCGCCACGAGATGCTGCGGCTGCGCGGCGGGGAGCGCGGCCATATCCGGATCGCCGCCGCCGAGAGCCTGGCCGACGACCTCGTGCCGCGCACCATCGTCCGCTACAAGGAACGCTTCCCGCTGATCGAATTCTCGCTGCTGGCGGGCGACAATCACCGGGTGAAGGCGGAATTGCTGTCCAAGGAAGCGGATGTCATCTGCGCCTTCGACCTGACGGGCACCGCGCGCACCGCGACGGTGGCACATGTCCAGACGCCGATCGGCGTCATCACTCCGCCGGGCCATCCCCTTTCCCTGCTCGACCGGGTGACCCTGTCCGACTGCGTTCCCCATGCGGTGGTGACGCCGCATGACGACTGGCTGAAGCAGAGCGTGCTGCACGATCTGTTCGACATGAGCGACGTGCCGCTCAAGCGGGTCGCCACGGTCGAGCGGATCGATACGCTCAAGAATCTGGTGCGCGCCGGGGTCGGCATCGCCTTCCTCTCGCGCATCGGGCTGGAGCGCGAACTGGCGGCGGGCGAACTCTGCTGGGTTCCGCTGGCCGAGGGGATCGTCCGCCCGGCCAGCGTGTCTATGCTGCTTCAGCGCGGCCGGGTGCTGCCCATCTATCTCAGCACCTTTGTCGACATGCTGAAGGAGGAGTTCGCCCGGCTGGGCGAATAG
- a CDS encoding phosphoadenylyl-sulfate reductase: MAERSLDRIDVRPAYTAEDAAAYEARFAGVAAPEMLRTLLTGELRGQIAAVSSFGTESAVLLHMVAQADPATPVVFTDTLKMFPETLAYRDTLVARLGLLDVRVIQPDPALLAAKDPEGIRHGYDPDGCCDLRKVEPLARGLAPFEAWISGRKGFQAGTRRALPRFEVEDGRLKLNPLADWDKAALDGYFAEHDLPRHPLEAQGYLSIGCAPCTSKVKPGEDPRAGRWRGFDKVECGIHRPVEAVRSV; encoded by the coding sequence ATGGCTGAGCGGTCGCTCGACCGGATCGACGTTCGGCCGGCTTACACGGCGGAGGACGCTGCGGCTTATGAAGCGCGCTTCGCGGGCGTGGCTGCGCCCGAGATGCTGCGTACCCTGCTGACCGGCGAGCTGCGCGGGCAGATCGCGGCGGTGTCGTCCTTCGGCACCGAGTCCGCCGTGCTGCTGCACATGGTGGCGCAGGCCGATCCCGCGACGCCGGTGGTCTTCACCGACACGCTGAAGATGTTTCCCGAGACGCTGGCCTATCGCGACACGCTGGTCGCGCGGCTGGGCCTGCTCGACGTGCGCGTCATCCAGCCTGACCCCGCGCTGCTGGCCGCGAAGGACCCCGAGGGAATCCGCCATGGCTATGACCCCGATGGCTGCTGCGACCTGCGCAAGGTCGAGCCGCTGGCGCGTGGTCTCGCCCCGTTCGAGGCCTGGATTTCGGGTCGCAAGGGCTTCCAGGCGGGCACCCGCCGCGCCCTGCCCCGATTCGAGGTCGAGGATGGCCGGTTGAAGCTCAACCCGCTGGCGGATTGGGACAAGGCGGCGCTGGACGGCTATTTCGCCGAACACGACCTGCCGCGCCATCCACTGGAGGCACAGGGCTATCTGTCGATCGGCTGCGCGCCCTGCACCAGCAAGGTCAAGCCCGGCGAAGACCCGCGTGCGGGGAGATGGCGCGGGTTCGACAAGGTGGAATGCGGGATACACCGGCCGGTGGAGGCCGTTCGGTCGGTCTGA